Proteins from a genomic interval of Nematostella vectensis chromosome 5, jaNemVect1.1, whole genome shotgun sequence:
- the LOC5502600 gene encoding leucine-rich repeats and immunoglobulin-like domains protein 3, with the protein MHVVVTAILSLVAVVGIVECEPGNSRNIPRVLYCPAKCECSREKIAGELSTGILVNCTGRRLRNFPLPLPPRTSTLLLNDNRLSLLRYDFFLGLNNIRTLDLSGNRFSKIRFNTFGYLPGMKKLNLRRNGIKEIEFGAFRNLTALESLILSKNKLRRLTYAMFDTLSYLRLLDLSQNGINDVQPGAFVGLKSLSSLLLNDNLLTSIPSHLLPDLYSLKSLYLYRNRISEIGPNAFERLTALQVLSLVDNRLTGLTRSMFSGLKSLRELYLQRNQIQDIEPWTFTSLKSLASLYMYSNSLKKVEKNMFADLKALRVLHLGINTIQYIIDGSFRDLGNLLTLYLDSNQLTVISRDTLLGLTNVKDIHVYFNKLRYVARDAFKPNPQLTRIVWDVPALFRRTRPEFANMVGNMLHCDCNALWFRDWLISHAYTRDVTCQTPPRLKGVLLGNLNDSDIKCDPVVVTVSPKKKLVREWESVELYCNVNTGAVYTWTVNGSAVVLDDLHTINPLGTLQIASVSKLRDVGEYVCIARNAAGFGAASLELYIGVRPKFKTLPVPVEADEPGKPVLFKCSADGYPNPTISWKRDGLLITSSSTSNSQYQVTNEGALLYHGKKHFITKEGSLIIFDPSEDDEGSYTCEAANEVGKAIHRITLYVDISDKCRCNRGGVCRAKTYRCECTTGFHRIGDQCEEDYKPTAKPIQKRKLPTGQGSGDVSGGNSGSAESGSGSVVIDKQKPEVSGEASGDGLGGTENSGSGTSKFGESSGEGSGRKSSSGDGEKKTEINKLKPPIDQEESGDEIPTRPSVHRKTTHRHTPTRSATVERIDQESGEGSGDESGFQPTTRPKIAHRKSTRHYWKNRPTQPVTSDESGEESGYQPTTRPYIYHRTPTLHSSKLRPTTLAVVAITEKKHEASGDGQSDGSASGQSDESGSGHPHKRERTRRDEQMDWVPVEPEIYFERNES; encoded by the exons ATGCACGTAGTTGTGACCGCAATTCTATCGCTTGTGGCGGTAGTTGGGATTGTAGAATGTGAGCCTGGGAATTCACGTAACATTCCCCGAGTTCTGTACTGTCCGGCGAAGTGCGAGTGTTCCCGGGAGAAAATTGCTGGAGAATTATCTACAGGCATTCTCGTAAACTGCACTGGAAGACGACTGAGGAATTTCCCTCTTCCCTTACCACCTAGGACTTCTACATT GTTGCTAAATGACAACAGATTGTCGCTGCTACGATATGACTTCTTCTTGGGGCTTAATAACATCAGAACACT AGATCTTTCAGGAAATCGCTTCTCGAAAATCCGGTTTAACACGTTTGGGTACCTGCCAGGCATGAAGAAACT GAATCTCAGGCGAAATGGAATCAAGGAAATAGAGTTTGGTGCATTCAGGAATTTGACTGCACTTGAGTCTTT GATTCTTTCTAAGAACAAGCTTAGACGTCTAACGTACGCCATGTTTGATACCTTGAGCTACTTGAGACTATT AGATTTGAGCCAAAACGGCATCAATGACGTTCAGCCCGGGGCCTTTGTTGGTCTGAAAAGCTTATCGTCATTACTCCTCAATGATAACTTGCTCACTTCAATTCCATCGCATTTGCTGCCAGATCTGTACAGCTTAAAATCCCT ATATTTATATCGGAACCGTATTTCTGAGATTGGACCCAACGCTTTCGAAAGATTGACTGCTTTACAAGTTTT ATCTCTGGTCGATAATCGCCTGACAGGTTTGACTAGATCGATGTTCAGTGGACTAAAGTCACTGAGAGAGCT ATATCTACAGCGAAACCAGATACAGGATATCGAACCTTGGACTTTCACGTCACTGAAATCTCTTGCCTCGTT ATATATGTATTCAAACTCTCTGAAAAAAGTGGAGAAGAACATGTTTGCTGACCTCAAGGCTCTGCGAGTGTT gcACCTGGGTATAAATACCATTCAGTATATTATAGACGGATCTTTCAGAGACCTCGGAAACTTACTCACCTT ATATCTTGACTCTAATCAGCTGACCGTCATATCACGTGACACCCTCCTGGGATTGACAAACGTCAAAGACAT TCATGTATACTTTAACAAGCTCCGTTATGTGGCAAGGGACGCCTTTAAGCCGAATCCACAGCTTACTCGAAT TGTTTGGGACGTCCCCGCTCTCTTTCGTCGAACAAGGCCGGAGTTCGCCAACATGGTTGGCAACATGCTTCACTGTGACTGCAATGCATTGTGGTTTCGCGATTGGTTGATTTCACATGCGTACACGAGAGATGTCACGTGTCAGACGCCTCCCCGCCTCAAGGGCGTCTTGCTTGGCAACCTCAATGATTCGGACATCAAATGCG ACCCCGTGGTGGTGACCGTTAGTCCCAAGAAGAAATTGGTGCGAGAATGGGAGAGTGTCGAGCTTTACTGTAACGTCAATACAG GCGCCGTGTACACGTGGACGGTAAACGGCAGTGCCGTTGTCCTTGATGATCTCCACACCATCAATCCTCTTGGCACACTGCAAATCGCTTCTGTTAGTAAACTGCGTGATGTAGGGGAGTATGTGTGCATCGCAAGGAACGCAGCGGGCTTCGGCGCGGCTTCACTTGAACTCTACATCGGTG TTCGTCCAAAGTTCAAGACGTTACCGGTCCCAGTTGAGGCAGACGAGCCGGGTAAACCTGTTTTATTTAAGTGCAGCGCCGATGGTTACCCGAATCCGACCATAAGCTGGAAGCGAGACGGGCTCCTCATCACAAGCTCGTCCACCAGTAACTCGCAGTACCAGGTCACCAATGAAGGGGCTCTGCTGTACCACGGGAAAAAGCACTTTATTACAAAGGAGGGGTCCTTGATCATATTTGACCCCAGTGAAGATGACGAGGGCTCTTATACGTGCGAGGCTGCGAACGAAGTCGGAAAAGCGATCCATAGGATAACACTCTATGTCGACATCA GTGACAAATGTCGATGCAACAGAGGAGGGGTGTGTCGTGCGAAGACGTACCGATGCGAGTGTACCACAGGGTTCCATAGGATCGGCGATCAATGCGAGGAAG ATTATAAGCCAACTGCTAAACCAATACAAAAGCGCAAACTGCCGACAGGACAAGGCTCGGGAGATGTCTCCGGCGGGAATTCGGGCTCTGCCGAGTCGGGATCGGGCTCCGTCGTAATTGACAAACAAAAGCCTGAAGTCTCCGGAGAAGCTTCGGGTGATGGATTGGGAGGAACCGAGAATTCAGGATCTGGCACGTCTAAATTCGGAGAGAGTTCCGGAGAGGGTTCGGGCAGAAAAAGCTCTTCGGGAGATGGCGAGAAGAAGACGGAAATTAACAAGTTAAAACCACCTATTGATCAAGAGGAATCTGGGGATGAGATTCCCACGCGGCCAAGTGTGCACAGGAAGACGACTCATAGACACACACCAACTCGATCTGCTACTGTAGAACGTATAGATCAAGAGTCAGGGGAGGGGTCTGGAGATGAGTCTGGTTTCCAGCCCACAACACGGCCAAAAATAGCCCACAGGAAGTCCACGCGGCATTATTGGAAAAATAGACCGACACAACCTGTAACTAGCGATGAGTCTGGAGAAGAGTCTGGTTACCAGCCTACAACAAGGCCTTATATTTACCACAGGACTCCCACATTACATTCTAGTAAACTCCGGCCTACTACCCTGGCTGTGGTGGCAATAACTGAGAAAAAACACGAAGCGTCCGGGGATGGCCAGTCGGACGGAAGTGCGAGTGGTCAATCGGACGAAAGCGGGAGTGGGCATCCTCATAAAAGAGAAAGGACACGGAGAGATGAGCAAATGGACTGGGTACCAG ttgaGCCCGAGATCTATTTCGAAAGGAACGAAAGCTAA
- the LOC5502595 gene encoding probable inactive purple acid phosphatase 2 has product MATSHRVVYLLSALVYLLPTQTAGHNSPVPTYFHRTYPNGTMVDARDKTLRDILREKPPIIKLAPTAKLTATPALVRNGDTVQVSWGGIPNPDISDYIALYCPKHDDYHHYLDYFYANVSQSWRDGTGSRDVLMYNMRSDCEFRYIRGTPQTLAVSNTVSFLWGLIEPLQGHIALTGDPTQMRITWVSGTDSLPSVLYGESQPEIRVTGSSRTYSNDSMCGPPASSTGFWDPGYIHEVLLTGLRPDTVYQYSYGSVEKMSAVRSFHTAPIPGPDVPFKFVVYGDMGVSAPPGSVVTARLALQEVIANKAAFIFHVGDISYARGYAYVWEQWHTLIEPYATLVPYMVGIGNHEQDHTSGGAKDPSGAPGDGFHPWWGDFGDDSGGECGVPMYQRFRMPDNGNALWWYSFDYGSVHFVMMSTEHNFTRGSPQYEWLERDLRGVDRKTTPWVILGGHRPMYTSEISPADYIVSKGMQHAFEDLLSEYHVDLALWGHYHAYERTCPVYNQKCQAGATTHIIVGTAGWTLDPDRYWKMDWSMYHDNEFGYGRITVHNSTAMYWEWVRNRDNAVVDVVWLTK; this is encoded by the exons ATGGCTACATCTCATCGTGTCGTCTACCTACTCTCCGCGCTAGTGTATCTTCTGCCGACCCAAACAGCAGGTCACAATTCCCCTGTACCGACTTACTTCCATCGAACATACCCAAATGGAACCATGGTCGACGCACGGGACAAAACACTGCGGGACATCCTACGTGAAAAGCCTCCCATAATCAAGCTAGCGCCTACAGCCAAGCTAACGGCTACTCCAGCTCTCGTACGAAACGGCGACACCGTCCAAGTATCATGGGGTGGTATCCCCAACCCGGACATCTCAGATTATATCGCGCTGTATTGCCCGAAACACGatgattatcatcattatttggACTACTTTTACGCGAATGTATCCCAGTCATGGCGAGATGGGACAGGCTCACGTGATGTGCTCATGTATAACATGAGGAGTGACTGCGAGTTTCGCTACATTCGAGGGACCCCTCAGACCCTCGCCGTGAGTAACACTGTCAGCTTTCTGTGGGGACTGATCGAGCCATTACAAGGACACATCGCACTAACAGGGGATCCGACACAGATGAGAATTACTTGGGTTTCCGGTACAG ATTCTCTTCCGTCTGTTTTGTACGGCGAGTCACAACCGGAAATAAGAGTCACCGGAAGTAGCAGGACCTATTCAAACGACAGCATGTGTGGACCTCCCGCGTCAAGCACAGGATTCTGGGACCCTGGGTACATTCATGAGGTGTTACTTACCGGACTACGACCCGACACAGTGTACCAGTACAGCTATGGATCTGTCGAG AAAATGAGCGCAGTTCGTTCTTTCCACACCGCCCCGATTCCAGGTCCGGATGTCCCGTTCAAGTTTGTTGTCTACGGGGACATGGGCGTGTCTGCACCCCCGGGGTCTGTGGTCACGGCCAGGCTGGCCCTCCAAGAGGTGATAGCTAACAAGGCGGCGTTCATATTCCATGTGGGAGACATATCTTACGCAAGAGGATAT GCCTACGTCTGGGAGCAGTGGCACACCTTGATAGAACCGTACGCAACTTTAGTTCCATATATGGTAGGCATAGGCAACCACGAGCAAGACCACACTAGCGGGGGGGCCAAGGACCCATCAGGGGCACCTGGTGACGGTTTCCACCCCTGGTGGGGAGACTTTGGCGACGACTCTGGGGGAGAGTGTGGGGTGCCTATGTACCAGCGTTTTCGGATGCCTGATAATGGCAATGCTCTCTGGTG GTACAGTTTTGATTACGGCAGCGTCCATTTTGTGATGATGAGCACAGAGCACAACTTCACACGAGGATCTCCACAGTACGAGTGGCTGGAGCGGGACCTGAGAGGGGTGGACCGGAAGACCACGCCCTGGGTGATACTAGGGGGACATCGACCGATGTACACCAGCGAGATTAGCCCAG CTGACTACATCGTCTCCAAGGGAATGCAACACGCATTCGAAGATCTCCTCTCTGAGTACCACGTAGATTTGGCCCTCTGGGGACACTATCACGCATACGAGAGGACGTGCCCCGTCTACAACCAAAAGTGCCAGGCGGGTGCTACAACTCATATAATTGTCGGAACTGCAGGATGGACTCTGGACCCGGATCGGTATTGGAAAATGGACTGGTCGATGTACCATGATAATGAGTTCGGTTATGGTCGCATTACGGTGCATAACAGCACTGCTATGTACTGGGAATGGGTCAGGAACAGAGATAATGCTGTAGTCGATGTTGTATGGCTTACGAAGTAA
- the LOC5502594 gene encoding cytochrome c oxidase subunit 5A, mitochondrial, whose amino-acid sequence MYSLALRRLATPLAVRSTSALGVTVRNMSSNKPVESEEAFDARWEAYFSRPDIDAWELRRGLNELYGHDLVPEPKIINAMFHACRRLNDYGTTVRILEAVKDKAAGNKEIYPYILQQCKPVMEELGILTPEELGLAK is encoded by the exons ATGTACTCCCTAGCGCTAAGGCGACTAGCTACACCATTAGCTGTTCGATCTACGTCTGCCCTGG GTGTGACAGTTCGCAACATGAGCAGTAACAAACCTGTGGAGTCAGAGGAGGCTTTCGATGCACGCTGGGAAGCATACTTTAGCAG ACCTGATATCGATGCATGGGAGCTCAGAAGGGGTCTTAATGAGCTCTATGGCCATGACCTGGTTCCTGAACCCAAGATCATCAATGCCATGTTCCATGCATGCCGCCGGCTCAACGACTATGGTACTACCGTCCGTATACTAGAGGCTGTCAAGGACAAGGCTGCCGGCAACAAGGAAATCTACCCATATATCTTGCAACAATGCAAGCCAGTCATGGAGGAGCTGGGGATCCTCACACCGGAAGAACTAGGCTTGGCTAAGTAG